One segment of Camelus bactrianus isolate YW-2024 breed Bactrian camel chromosome 27, ASM4877302v1, whole genome shotgun sequence DNA contains the following:
- the HDDC3 gene encoding guanosine-3',5'-bis(diphosphate) 3'-pyrophosphohydrolase MESH1 produces the protein MGSEVAQLLEAADFAARKHQRQRRKDPEGTPYINHPIGVARILTHEAGITDIVVLQAALLHDTVEDTDTTLDEVELHFGAQVRRLVEEVTDDKTLPRQERKRLQVEHAPHSSPGAKLVKLADKLYNLRDLNRCTPEGWSEYRVQEYFEWAAQVVKGLQGTNPQLEEALKQLFKERGLTL, from the exons ATGGGCTCCGAGGTGGCCCAGCTGCTGGAGGCTGCGGACTTCGCTGCTCGCAAGCACCAACGGCAGCGGCGGAAAGACCCCGAAGGGACCCCCTATATCAACCACCCTATCG GTGTGGCTCGGATCCTGACCCATGAGGCGGGAATCACTGACATTGTGGTGTTACAG GCAGCTCTACTCCATGACACGGTAGAGGACACAGACACCACCCTGGATGAGGTGGAGCTCCACTTTGGGGCTCAAGTGCGGCGTCTGGTGGAGGAGGTGACAGATGATAAGACTCTGCCCAGGCAGGAGAGAAAGCGGCTGCAGGTGGAGCATGcacctcacagcagccctggggccAAACTGGTGAAGCTGGCAGACAAGCTGTACAATCTGAGGGACCTGAACCGCTGCACTCCAGAGG GATGGTCTGAATACCGAGTCCAGGAATACTTCGAGTGGGCAGCACAGGTGGTGAAGGGTCTTCAGGGAACAAACCCACAGCTGGAAGAGGCTCTAAAGCAGCTGTTTAAGGAGCGGGGGCTGACACTCTGA